The Calditrichota bacterium genomic sequence GCGGGAAAGTGGTTTATCAATCAGAACAGGCAAAATTTTAAAGGGAAAAGGATTTGATTCAGCGAAAAAAAACACGGCGGGTAAAGGTTGGAAACCTCTTTATCGGGGGGGATGCCCCGATTTCTGTTCAATCCATGACCACAACAAAAACGGAAGATGTCAAGGCCACCCTTGAACAAATTCGCCGACTGGAAGAGGCCGGCTGCGAGATTGTCCGCGTAACGGTTCCCACACCCGAAGCGGCGGAGGCCATTTCCGAGATCAAAAGGAGGATTCGCATTCCTCTGGTTGCCGACATTCACTTTGACTATCGACTCGCCCTGAAATCCATTGAAAACGGAGTCGACAAAATTCGGATTAATCCGGGTAATATTGGTTCGAAAGAGCGTGTACGAGCTGTTCTTTCGGCGGCGAAAGAGCGGGGAATTCCCATTCGAATCGGGGTCAATTCCGGTTCTTTGGAAAAGGATTTACTGCGAAAATACAACAAGATTTGTCCTGAAGCGTTGGTTGAAAGCGCCATGCGGCATGTGAGAATTTGTCAGGAAAATGATTTTGAAGATATCGTGCTGTCGCTAAAGGCGTCAGACGTGTCGATGATGATTGATACGTATCGTTTAATTGCTCAGAAGGTTGATTATCCTTTGCATTTGGGGGTCACCGAGGCCGGAACGCCGCGGACAGGCATTATTAAATCGGCCGTGGGCATCGGGACCCTGCTGGCGGAGGGCATTGGCGATACCATTCGGGTCTCTCTTACGGAAGACCCGGTGGAAGAGGTCCGCGTGGGTTTTGAAATCCTAAAATCCTTGGGATTGAGAAAACACGGACTTAACATTGTTGCCTGCCCCACGTGTGGTCGCCTGGAGGTCGATTTAATTGGCATTGTAACCCGGGTAGAAAAGCGACTGGCGGGCTACGACAAAGAACTCACCATTTCAATTCTGGGCTGTGCGGTAAACGGGCCGGGAGAGGCGCTTGAGGCGGATATCGGAGTGGCGTGCGGAAAACATTCTGCCCTGATTTACAAAAAGGGGGTAAAGGTCAAGAAAATTCGGGAGGATGAAATTGTCGATTACCTTGTTGAAGAGGTAGAAAAATGGCCCGTTCTTGTGGAAAAAGAGAAATAATCCGGACAATGGGGAAATGGGGTGAAGCGCAGCTTGTTAAAAAAATGAAACTTTAAAAAATTTTCTTGACATTTTTTCAGGATTTATTACATTATATACACGCGTCCTGAAATATTGGAATAAAAATCGAACAGTAATTTTATAAATAATAATAGGTTGTAAAAATATGCGGGCGTAACTCAGCTGGTAGAGTCCCGGCTTCCCAAGCCGGTTGTCGCGGGTTCGAATCCCGTCGCCCGCTCCATATTAGCAGACCAATTGAATTGGTTGTTAAAATGACCCACGACGCGAGCGGAGTTTTTGGCTTCGCTTTTCTTTTCTTTCATTGTCACTACATTTCACCAAACTGGAGGGTTAGGAGATGAAATTCAAACAAAGGAATCGGTATCACTTGTTGTTTTTATGGGGCTTTATTTTACCCCTGTTTTTGTTTTTGTCCACGGCCGCGGCCTTTTCATCGGGCAAAAAGGACGTCAGCCTTCAAAAAATAAAAGCCGCTTATTCCAACGCACTCATCCAACAAACCACCATCAACAAAAACAGCCTGCTAAAAAAATCAGTCGATCACGAAAAATCACTTCTTGAAGAAAAAATCAAAACCGCCCAACTGGATCAAATTCTCCAGAGGAAGGTTCAATTTTCCATTCCGGCGGGTGAGAAAATCAGGGCATTTGTAAATGAAATTAACAAGCAAAAGGCCCTGGGACTGACTCAGAAGGAAATTTTCGATGCCATTGAGTCCAGACTTCGGGCGAAAGCGGTTCAGGGAAACGGTGTGATTCAGGGTACCGTTACGATTGATGGTCAGCCGCACCAGAGCAATGTAGAGGTCATGGCCTTTGATGAATACGGTTTTCTGGCCGGGTCCGCCGAGCTGGACTGGAATGGCTCGTACACTCTCAGCGGTCTGGAACCGGGTTCTTACTATGTCCTGACCAACAGCGATTTTGTTGATGAATTTTACAACGATATCCCTTCAAATAATTATGCAGGGTGGCGGCAGGCAACACTTGTGTCGGTAGCCGCCAATCAAACGGTATCCGGGATTAATTTTGATTTGCAGCACGGGGCCGTGATTACCGGTACGGTTTTTACACAGAATGGAGCCGTCCCGTTTGGCTGGAATATGATTCACTTGAAGATTTACTCTGCCAACAGCCCGGAAAATCCGATAGAGGTTGATGCCTTTACGACCGATCAGGGCGTTTATATGGCCAATGTTCCGGCAACGGGTTCCTTTAAAATTTATGCGGAAAGCTGGGGCTACGAAGGCGAATTCTACAATCACAAATCATCCTGGGATCAGGCCGATGTGGTAACCATTTCGTCCCTTACGGATACGGTGAGTGGAATCGATTTTAATTTGAATCAAATGGAAGGCCCGGGCCCCCTTCCCACCTTTCAGGCCGGAGCAATCGAGGGTCAGGTGACCGGCACCGGCGGCATTCCTCTCAATTTCACCATTATG encodes the following:
- the ispG gene encoding flavodoxin-dependent (E)-4-hydroxy-3-methylbut-2-enyl-diphosphate synthase, producing the protein MQRKKTRRVKVGNLFIGGDAPISVQSMTTTKTEDVKATLEQIRRLEEAGCEIVRVTVPTPEAAEAISEIKRRIRIPLVADIHFDYRLALKSIENGVDKIRINPGNIGSKERVRAVLSAAKERGIPIRIGVNSGSLEKDLLRKYNKICPEALVESAMRHVRICQENDFEDIVLSLKASDVSMMIDTYRLIAQKVDYPLHLGVTEAGTPRTGIIKSAVGIGTLLAEGIGDTIRVSLTEDPVEEVRVGFEILKSLGLRKHGLNIVACPTCGRLEVDLIGIVTRVEKRLAGYDKELTISILGCAVNGPGEALEADIGVACGKHSALIYKKGVKVKKIREDEIVDYLVEEVEKWPVLVEKEK